Proteins encoded in a region of the Thermocaproicibacter melissae genome:
- a CDS encoding RrF2 family transcriptional regulator: protein MVMTLEADYAVRIVDALSQSNQKVDAKTLAAKTQVPLRFALKILRKLVAGKIIVSYKGVHGGYALARSADRITLRQVIEAVEGPYMISRCQQTEYGCAHTAGCRFHGIYDEISGLVRQKLDSYTFAAAKQGTACETKK from the coding sequence ATGGTTATGACGCTTGAAGCCGACTATGCGGTTCGCATTGTGGACGCACTTTCGCAGTCGAACCAGAAAGTCGATGCGAAAACGCTTGCTGCGAAAACACAGGTGCCGCTGCGGTTTGCTTTGAAAATTTTGCGGAAACTTGTTGCCGGAAAGATCATTGTTTCCTACAAAGGTGTTCACGGCGGCTATGCGCTTGCAAGAAGTGCGGACCGCATTACACTCCGTCAGGTAATTGAAGCGGTGGAAGGCCCTTATATGATCAGCCGATGTCAGCAGACGGAGTACGGCTGTGCCCATACGGCAGGTTGCCGCTTCCACGGAATTTATGACGAGATTTCCGGATTGGTTCGACAGAAACTCGATTCTTACACATTTGCTGCAGCAAAGCAGGGCACGGCTTGCGAAACAAAGAAATAA
- the rpoD gene encoding RNA polymerase sigma factor RpoD: protein MPVPDKKTVIRELIEQGKSKGQLTTKEILDALGELDFEPEQIEKFYDNLEAQGVEIVEDFGDDSIDDISLEGHDDIEDLDTALSTEGIAIDDPVKVYLKEIGRVPLLTPEEEIDLAVRIKNGDESAKKRLSEANLRLVVSIAKRYLGRGMQFLDLIQEGNLGLIKAVEKFDYTKGFKFSTYATWWIRQAITRAIADQARTIRIPVHMVETINKVKKVSSQLLHTNGHEPTAEEIAAELDMPVDKVREIMRVAQEPVSLETPIGEEEDSHLGDFIPDDDAPAPQDAASHTLLKEQLADVLDTLTPREEKVLRLRFGLEDGRSRTLEEVGKEFNVTRERIRQIEAKALRKLRHPSRSKKLKDFLD, encoded by the coding sequence ATGCCGGTACCGGATAAGAAAACGGTAATTAGGGAGTTAATCGAACAGGGCAAAAGCAAAGGTCAGCTCACGACCAAAGAAATTTTGGATGCACTGGGCGAACTGGACTTTGAACCGGAACAGATCGAAAAGTTCTACGACAACCTCGAAGCACAGGGCGTGGAAATCGTGGAAGATTTCGGCGATGATTCCATTGACGACATCAGCTTGGAAGGCCACGATGACATCGAAGACCTCGACACCGCTCTGAGCACAGAGGGCATCGCAATCGACGACCCGGTCAAGGTTTATTTGAAAGAGATCGGCCGCGTTCCGCTTTTGACGCCGGAAGAGGAAATTGATCTCGCCGTCCGCATCAAGAATGGCGATGAAAGCGCGAAGAAGCGCCTTTCCGAGGCAAACCTGCGTCTCGTTGTCAGCATCGCCAAACGCTACCTCGGCCGCGGAATGCAGTTCCTTGACCTCATTCAGGAAGGAAATCTCGGCTTGATTAAAGCAGTCGAGAAGTTCGACTACACCAAAGGGTTCAAATTTTCGACGTACGCCACTTGGTGGATTCGTCAGGCCATCACCCGCGCAATCGCAGACCAGGCAAGAACCATTCGTATTCCGGTCCACATGGTCGAGACCATTAATAAGGTAAAGAAGGTTTCAAGCCAGCTGCTTCACACGAACGGGCATGAGCCGACGGCAGAGGAAATCGCCGCAGAGTTGGACATGCCGGTCGATAAGGTTCGTGAAATTATGCGCGTTGCACAGGAGCCTGTTTCACTGGAAACGCCGATCGGCGAAGAGGAAGACAGCCATCTCGGCGACTTCATTCCGGATGACGACGCTCCGGCGCCGCAGGATGCCGCTTCCCACACACTGCTCAAAGAACAGCTTGCTGATGTGCTCGATACGCTGACACCGAGGGAAGAAAAGGTTCTGCGTCTCCGCTTCGGCCTCGAAGATGGGCGCTCCCGTACCCTTGAGGAAGTCGGTAAGGAGTTCAACGTTACCCGTGAACGAATTCGTCAGATTGAAGCAAAGGCTCTGCGGAAACTGCGTCATCCAAGCCGCAGCAAGAAGCTGAAAGATTTTCTGGATTGA
- the dnaG gene encoding DNA primase has product MPLPESFLEELKARCDMAEVASSYVNLKRSGKNLVGLCPFHSEKTPSFNVYPDNGSFYCFGCGVGGDVITFIRRIENLDYMEAVRFLAQRAGLTVPENQVDDGMAKLRTRILALNRETARFYYSVLMSEAGAAGREYFSKRQLQASTIRHFGLGYSPPGRFALVDHLEKKGFTQQEMILANVAFQSRSGRAVDRFSGRVMFPIIDLRGNVVAFGGRTLGDDKPKYLNTADTPVFNKGDMLFALNFAKNNNGGRLILCEGYMDVISLHQAGFTNAVATLGTALTPSQARLMSRYAKEVVVSYDSDGAGQKAAARAIPMLRSAGLLVKVLSIAGGKDPDEYIKTYGALRFKQMLDNCGNDVEYQLQKAKEGCNLQTAEGRVAYLRGSVQVLAALDNNVEREVYAGKVAEETGIETATLLSQVNAERRKIEKNRRRQEFREIRQKAVGYRDNINPEKAQHLRAAAAEEALIAYLMKNPGSFERIYELLPPEKFITEFNRRVYARIVGRMKEEKSVSLTDLAEEFSPDELSYLAGILAKHDGVSAEWKDALEYVNVIRQEDENRRLGNAAQAQLGEIEKYLEKLKQQKK; this is encoded by the coding sequence ATGCCATTGCCGGAATCATTTCTGGAAGAACTCAAAGCAAGATGCGACATGGCAGAAGTCGCGTCGTCCTATGTCAATCTGAAGCGGAGCGGAAAGAACCTTGTGGGGCTTTGCCCGTTTCACAGTGAGAAAACACCATCCTTCAACGTATACCCGGATAACGGTTCTTTTTACTGCTTCGGGTGCGGTGTTGGAGGGGACGTCATCACATTCATAAGGCGCATCGAGAATCTTGACTACATGGAGGCTGTCCGCTTTCTTGCACAGCGTGCCGGACTGACGGTTCCGGAGAATCAGGTCGATGACGGCATGGCCAAGCTCCGGACACGCATTCTGGCTTTGAACCGTGAAACGGCGCGCTTTTATTATTCGGTTTTGATGTCGGAAGCCGGAGCGGCAGGCAGGGAATATTTTTCAAAGCGTCAGCTTCAGGCATCCACCATCCGCCATTTCGGGCTGGGGTATTCTCCGCCCGGTCGCTTTGCTTTGGTGGACCACCTCGAGAAAAAGGGCTTCACCCAGCAGGAGATGATTCTCGCCAATGTAGCCTTTCAGTCTCGCAGCGGCCGAGCCGTAGACAGGTTCAGCGGCCGCGTCATGTTCCCGATTATTGACCTGCGCGGCAATGTGGTTGCTTTCGGCGGCAGAACGCTCGGCGACGATAAACCGAAGTATCTCAACACAGCGGATACGCCGGTTTTCAATAAAGGGGACATGCTGTTTGCACTGAATTTTGCCAAGAACAACAACGGCGGCCGCCTGATTCTCTGCGAAGGATACATGGATGTAATCTCCCTGCATCAAGCGGGTTTTACAAACGCCGTGGCAACGCTCGGAACGGCGCTGACCCCGTCCCAAGCAAGGCTTATGTCGCGCTATGCGAAAGAAGTCGTCGTTTCTTATGATTCCGACGGCGCGGGCCAGAAAGCGGCGGCAAGGGCAATCCCAATGCTGCGTTCGGCCGGCTTGCTTGTGAAGGTGCTCAGCATCGCAGGCGGCAAGGACCCCGATGAGTACATAAAGACTTACGGCGCGCTGAGGTTCAAGCAGATGCTTGACAACTGCGGCAATGATGTGGAGTACCAGCTGCAGAAGGCAAAGGAAGGCTGTAACCTTCAAACCGCGGAAGGGCGAGTTGCTTACCTGCGCGGATCGGTGCAGGTGCTTGCGGCTCTGGACAATAATGTGGAGCGCGAGGTGTATGCCGGCAAGGTCGCCGAGGAAACGGGAATCGAAACGGCAACGCTGCTCAGTCAGGTTAATGCCGAAAGGCGAAAAATCGAAAAAAACCGCCGTCGGCAGGAATTCCGAGAAATCCGCCAGAAAGCAGTCGGTTACAGGGATAACATCAATCCCGAAAAGGCACAGCATCTCCGTGCGGCAGCCGCAGAAGAAGCACTTATTGCTTATTTAATGAAGAATCCTGGCAGTTTTGAAAGAATTTACGAACTTTTACCACCTGAAAAATTTATCACAGAATTCAATCGCCGTGTATATGCGCGAATTGTGGGAAGAATGAAAGAGGAAAAGTCTGTAAGTTTGACCGATCTTGCCGAAGAATTTTCGCCGGACGAGCTTTCCTACTTGGCCGGCATTCTCGCAAAGCACGACGGCGTCTCCGCTGAATGGAAAGACGCTCTAGAATATGTGAATGTAATCCGGCAGGAAGACGAAAACCGCAGATTAGGCAATGCCGCACAGGCACAGCTAGGGGAAATAGAGAAATATCTGGAAAAGTTGAAACAGCAAAAGAAATAG